The following are encoded together in the Kribbella sp. CA-293567 genome:
- a CDS encoding DUF3103 family protein — translation MRRTSFRRDALAGGLLGAIALAGVGVSAPAQAQAAEVGVQREVAPRSTVGGIQQEIARQLAMSLNDGSWRAQVRTAVVGGEGDLQALASRSTAAAARQLAADVKEADRRLSAAKGLPGDAGSLLRLRLGAPETAQRLDGVTMPWIAVASGNERAGTVVAFDHRGRTHRLDPMVAPQHPVYVVDVDVAKSQQLGLRAIEQELAAKGLTAPKKAQAAGGFWTSKITAVRVSDDEEPWAKGDAEMFTLVTGFGLDGKPVVNTVTMPYLDTDGKIYRPNQLLVNWSTYKYNLADAVMMEDDGDTNYRALAQALTTALLTITDQGAYKPLVDAVIAAIPDSWWTDDPDFVDAWYTLARNDNGVRYGSRRNGWMGVTPYYVPAF, via the coding sequence TTGAGGAGAACGAGTTTTCGGCGCGACGCACTCGCCGGTGGGCTGCTCGGTGCGATTGCGCTGGCCGGAGTCGGGGTCAGTGCCCCGGCTCAGGCTCAGGCCGCGGAGGTCGGCGTACAACGGGAGGTCGCGCCGCGGTCCACGGTCGGCGGAATCCAGCAGGAGATTGCGCGTCAGCTGGCCATGTCGCTCAACGACGGCAGTTGGCGGGCCCAGGTCCGTACCGCGGTCGTCGGTGGTGAGGGCGACCTGCAGGCGCTGGCGTCCCGGTCGACCGCGGCTGCAGCGCGTCAGTTGGCGGCTGATGTCAAGGAGGCCGACCGGCGACTGAGCGCGGCCAAGGGCCTCCCCGGTGACGCCGGATCGCTGCTCCGGCTACGCCTCGGCGCACCGGAGACGGCCCAGCGGCTGGACGGGGTGACGATGCCGTGGATTGCAGTTGCCTCCGGCAATGAGCGGGCAGGCACGGTGGTCGCCTTCGACCATCGCGGCCGGACGCACCGGCTGGACCCGATGGTGGCGCCACAGCATCCCGTTTACGTCGTCGATGTCGATGTCGCGAAGTCCCAGCAGCTGGGGCTGCGGGCGATCGAGCAGGAGCTGGCCGCCAAGGGACTGACCGCGCCGAAGAAGGCCCAGGCGGCAGGCGGTTTCTGGACCTCCAAGATCACCGCGGTCCGGGTCTCGGACGACGAGGAGCCGTGGGCCAAGGGGGACGCGGAGATGTTCACCCTCGTGACCGGGTTCGGCCTGGACGGCAAGCCGGTGGTGAACACGGTGACGATGCCCTATCTGGACACCGACGGGAAGATCTACCGGCCCAACCAGCTCCTGGTGAACTGGTCGACCTACAAGTACAACCTCGCCGACGCCGTGATGATGGAGGACGACGGCGACACCAACTACCGGGCGCTCGCGCAGGCACTCACCACCGCGTTGCTGACCATCACCGATCAGGGCGCCTACAAGCCGCTGGTGGACGCGGTCATCGCCGCGATCCCGGACAGCTGGTGGACCGACGACCCGGATTTCGTGGACGCCTGGTACACGCTGGCGAGGAACGACAACGGGGTGCGCTACGGGTCGAGGCGCAACGGCTGGATGGGTGTCACGCCGTACTACGTCCCCGCGTTCTGA
- a CDS encoding helix-turn-helix transcriptional regulator → MRAMAAGRSEHGLLGRRAECRALDQLVADVAAGRSAALVLRGETGIGKTALLRYLAERAAGCRVVRVTGVESEMELAFAGLHQLCAQLPGGLTGPRHAVLASALGPDVGPSPDRFRVGIALLDLLAEAAEDRPLICLIDDAEWLDQVSTQALAFVARRLGAERLALVFAAGESDEAQDLAGLPVLPVAGLGYADARAMLDSATTGVVDVHVRERFLTEARGNPLALLELSHVLSGQLAGGFGLYGTRPLPQQLEAEFLRRFWPLPPGTRLVVLLAAAEPVGDAGLLWLAAERLGIEAEAAVRAESAGLIEIGAGVRFRHPLLRSAIYRASSAEDRRRVHGALAEVTDADRDPDRRAWHRAYAVVGPDEAVAAELENAAQRAQARGGVAAAAAFLERAVELTPKPGRRAERSLAAAGSKFAAGESDAAHNLLAVADLGPLDPLQRAHLARLRARLVFARERSSAAVPLLLAAADQLKALGDPSTRETYLEALGAAIFAGRLEVVEQAAAAARAAGPAPSPAGPMDLLLDGVAMRFTDGYEAAIPLLRAALRAFREDSVEVTDGVVRWLWLACPVAPEPVASELWDDDVWHELATRAVEFAREVGALGILPVALSYRAAVQVHAGEFAAASTSISESDSLAAATGNAPLRYARLLLAGWRGEETAGLAAIRAGLEDAAARGEGRATALASHVKAVLYNGLSRYDEALDAATKACRQQDLGFVGWSLAELVEAAARAGVHGPAAEALKQLEQRTLPAGTDWALGILARSRALLTEGPAAEALYREAIQRLGRTRVVVHLARAHLVYGEWLRREQRRQDARLQLRLAYDRLSEMGALAFAERARQELAATGEASRRPASDGPVLTAQEAQIAQLAAAGLTNQEIGGRLFLSHHTVEWHLRKVFNKLGVSSRRQLDPARVGSLSPVAVG, encoded by the coding sequence ATGCGAGCGATGGCAGCCGGCCGGTCGGAGCACGGACTCCTGGGGCGACGTGCCGAGTGCCGGGCGCTCGACCAGTTGGTGGCCGATGTAGCGGCCGGACGAAGCGCCGCCCTGGTACTGCGTGGAGAGACCGGGATCGGCAAGACCGCACTGCTGAGGTATCTCGCCGAACGCGCTGCCGGCTGCCGGGTCGTCAGGGTGACCGGCGTCGAGTCCGAGATGGAGCTCGCCTTCGCCGGCCTGCACCAGTTGTGTGCTCAGCTGCCGGGTGGCCTGACCGGACCACGGCACGCTGTGCTGGCCAGTGCCCTCGGCCCCGACGTCGGTCCGTCCCCCGATCGGTTCCGGGTCGGCATCGCGTTGCTCGATCTGCTCGCGGAGGCCGCCGAGGACCGGCCGCTGATCTGCCTGATCGACGACGCCGAGTGGCTCGACCAGGTCTCCACCCAGGCCCTCGCCTTCGTGGCGCGGCGGCTCGGGGCGGAACGGCTCGCTCTGGTGTTCGCAGCAGGCGAATCCGACGAGGCCCAAGACCTGGCGGGACTGCCCGTACTTCCCGTTGCAGGGCTCGGCTACGCCGACGCCCGGGCGATGCTGGACTCGGCGACGACCGGTGTGGTCGACGTCCACGTGCGCGAGCGGTTCCTGACCGAGGCGCGGGGGAATCCTCTCGCCCTGCTCGAACTGTCGCATGTCCTGTCCGGACAGTTGGCCGGCGGATTCGGGCTGTACGGCACCCGTCCGCTCCCGCAACAGCTCGAGGCAGAGTTCTTGCGCCGCTTCTGGCCGCTGCCGCCCGGCACCCGGCTGGTGGTGTTGCTGGCCGCAGCCGAACCGGTCGGCGATGCGGGCCTGTTGTGGCTGGCGGCCGAACGGCTCGGCATCGAGGCCGAGGCCGCCGTGCGCGCCGAGTCGGCGGGACTGATCGAGATCGGGGCCGGCGTCAGGTTCCGGCATCCGCTCCTGCGTTCCGCGATCTACCGCGCGTCGTCGGCCGAGGACCGGCGCCGGGTCCACGGTGCGCTCGCCGAGGTCACGGATGCGGATCGTGATCCCGATCGCCGGGCCTGGCATCGCGCGTACGCCGTAGTAGGACCGGACGAGGCGGTCGCCGCAGAGCTGGAGAACGCCGCCCAGCGAGCCCAGGCACGAGGTGGTGTCGCTGCGGCCGCGGCCTTCCTCGAGCGTGCGGTGGAACTGACTCCGAAGCCAGGACGGCGCGCCGAGCGGTCGCTGGCCGCTGCCGGCAGCAAGTTCGCGGCAGGCGAGTCCGATGCCGCGCACAACCTCCTTGCGGTTGCCGACCTCGGGCCGCTGGACCCGCTGCAGCGTGCGCACCTCGCACGTCTGCGGGCACGGCTCGTGTTCGCCCGGGAACGGAGCAGCGCCGCGGTTCCGTTGCTGCTCGCCGCGGCAGACCAGCTCAAGGCGCTCGGTGATCCGTCCACCCGGGAGACATACCTGGAAGCGCTCGGAGCGGCGATCTTCGCCGGTCGTCTCGAGGTGGTCGAGCAGGCCGCTGCCGCGGCTCGCGCGGCCGGACCGGCGCCCTCGCCGGCAGGGCCGATGGACCTCCTGCTGGATGGCGTGGCGATGCGGTTCACCGATGGCTACGAGGCCGCGATCCCGTTGCTGCGCGCGGCATTGCGCGCGTTCCGCGAAGATTCCGTCGAGGTGACCGACGGCGTCGTCCGATGGTTGTGGCTGGCGTGCCCGGTAGCCCCGGAGCCGGTTGCCTCGGAGCTGTGGGACGACGACGTCTGGCACGAGCTGGCCACCCGAGCCGTCGAGTTCGCTCGCGAAGTAGGGGCCCTGGGCATCCTCCCGGTGGCGCTGTCCTACCGCGCCGCCGTTCAGGTACACGCCGGTGAGTTCGCTGCCGCCTCGACGTCGATCAGCGAGTCGGACTCACTCGCTGCCGCGACCGGCAACGCGCCGCTGCGCTACGCCCGTCTGCTGCTGGCCGGCTGGCGCGGTGAGGAGACCGCGGGCCTGGCGGCGATCAGGGCCGGTCTGGAAGACGCTGCCGCCCGGGGCGAGGGGCGAGCGACGGCTCTGGCCAGCCACGTGAAGGCGGTGCTCTACAACGGCCTGTCACGCTACGACGAGGCGCTCGACGCCGCTACCAAAGCCTGCCGTCAGCAGGACCTGGGCTTCGTCGGATGGTCGCTCGCGGAGCTCGTCGAGGCTGCCGCCCGAGCCGGCGTTCACGGACCGGCGGCCGAGGCTCTGAAGCAGCTTGAACAACGGACTCTCCCAGCCGGTACCGATTGGGCGCTGGGCATCCTCGCTCGCTCGCGGGCACTGCTCACCGAAGGGCCGGCAGCCGAAGCCCTTTACCGGGAGGCGATCCAGCGACTCGGACGTACGCGGGTCGTCGTACACCTGGCTCGTGCCCATCTCGTGTACGGCGAGTGGCTGCGCCGCGAGCAGCGGCGCCAGGACGCCCGGCTGCAGCTTCGGCTCGCCTACGACCGGCTGAGCGAGATGGGTGCCCTGGCCTTCGCCGAGCGGGCTCGTCAGGAGCTGGCGGCCACCGGCGAGGCCTCGCGCAGACCGGCCTCCGACGGGCCGGTGCTCACCGCACAGGAAGCCCAGATCGCACAGCTGGCGGCGGCCGGACTCACCAACCAGGAGATCGGCGGCCGGTTGTTCCTCAGCCACCACACCGTGGAGTGGCATCTGCGGAAGGTCTTCAACAAGCTCGGAGTGAGCTCGCGCCGGCAGCTCGATCCCGCTCGGGTCGGGTCCCTGAGCCCGGTCGCGGTCGGCTGA
- a CDS encoding TetR/AcrR family transcriptional regulator: MKKSERTRTAILAAAREQFALHPYDRVSVRAVATQARIDPAMVLRYFTNKETLFATVVDLDLHLPDLRTVAADRRGEILLRHFLELWEGEGRQTALPILLRSAATHETAAARLREVYVQQLRAMVATVAPDAEAARRAGLISSHLLGVALTRYLLRLPDVADRDPDGLVADLAPSVQRYLCGTLDSVTH, translated from the coding sequence ATGAAGAAGTCCGAGCGCACCCGGACGGCGATCCTCGCGGCCGCCCGCGAGCAGTTCGCCCTGCACCCGTACGACCGGGTGAGCGTTCGCGCCGTCGCCACCCAGGCGCGGATCGACCCCGCCATGGTGCTGCGGTACTTCACGAACAAGGAGACGCTGTTCGCGACGGTCGTCGACCTCGATCTGCACCTGCCCGACCTGCGCACGGTCGCCGCCGACCGTCGCGGCGAGATCCTGCTGCGGCACTTCCTCGAGCTGTGGGAAGGGGAGGGAAGGCAGACAGCACTGCCGATTCTGCTCAGATCCGCCGCGACGCACGAGACCGCGGCGGCACGCCTCAGAGAGGTGTATGTACAGCAACTGCGCGCCATGGTCGCGACGGTCGCCCCCGACGCCGAGGCCGCACGGCGGGCTGGGCTGATCAGCAGCCACCTGCTGGGCGTCGCTCTGACGCGGTACCTTCTGCGCCTGCCCGACGTGGCCGACCGCGACCCCGACGGCCTGGTCGCGGACTTGGCGCCTTCCGTGCAGCGCTACCTCTGCGGCACTCTCGACTCCGTCACGCACTGA
- a CDS encoding GTP-binding protein LepA, which translates to MTQIPTRDGVSDQPPRATQEGLRRFVERFAEDHPPLSLAAADLTVNDAGEVRRRFGAVFGYLTRVEFEVERNVLELRALMPDATETDRFFYQEVWSPQELQHGVLLDAVQQNLGLTPVPADLSKVSAKIRLAGVLSQLPGMLGVIRLLYYLTGAATERSAVIAYSRLVDGLRAMDERALAETVIAPIRRQEPGHFAFYRLSAQALMVEEGLKAWQLQLARILRRRSFRLVGANSHRQQADFGDVARSIGLDRDLMDVARQVSLVERELLWAQRRGMEIPDYILAALREAIELSVAREAGLPVLSA; encoded by the coding sequence ATGACGCAGATTCCGACCCGGGACGGGGTGAGTGACCAGCCCCCGCGGGCCACCCAGGAAGGGCTCCGCCGGTTCGTCGAGCGATTCGCCGAGGACCATCCACCGCTGTCACTGGCTGCCGCGGACCTGACCGTCAACGACGCCGGAGAGGTGCGCCGCCGGTTCGGCGCGGTGTTCGGCTACCTGACCCGGGTCGAGTTCGAGGTCGAGCGGAACGTGCTGGAACTGCGCGCCCTGATGCCGGACGCCACCGAGACCGATCGATTCTTCTACCAGGAGGTCTGGTCGCCTCAAGAACTGCAGCACGGAGTGCTGCTCGATGCCGTGCAGCAGAACCTGGGACTGACGCCGGTACCGGCCGACCTGAGCAAGGTGAGCGCCAAGATCCGGCTGGCGGGGGTGCTTTCGCAGCTACCAGGCATGCTCGGTGTCATCCGGCTGCTCTACTACTTGACTGGCGCCGCCACCGAGCGGTCGGCCGTCATCGCGTACTCGCGTCTGGTCGACGGACTGCGCGCGATGGACGAGCGAGCGTTGGCCGAGACGGTCATCGCTCCGATCCGGCGTCAGGAGCCAGGCCACTTCGCCTTCTACCGTTTGTCGGCCCAGGCGCTGATGGTGGAGGAAGGACTCAAGGCCTGGCAGCTCCAGCTGGCCCGGATCCTGCGTCGCCGGTCGTTCCGGCTCGTAGGTGCGAACAGTCATCGGCAGCAGGCCGACTTCGGTGACGTCGCCCGCTCCATCGGCCTCGACCGGGACCTGATGGACGTCGCCCGCCAGGTCAGTCTGGTCGAGCGCGAGCTGCTGTGGGCTCAGCGGCGAGGTATGGAGATCCCTGACTACATCCTCGCGGCGCTGCGGGAAGCGATCGAACTGAGTGTTGCGCGTGAGGCCGGCCTGCCAGTGCTCAGTGCGTGA
- a CDS encoding macrolide family glycosyltransferase: MSTIAFLNIAMHGRVNPTLPVVAELVRRGHRVSYHTSPAFQAEIEAAGASVRLYAGGDQPLPDPPTPLALLAGLAQTSLQVLPEVLADLHRIGPDLVVHDAACPWGAVAARELDVPAASSFTTFAFNRRVPSPTAVSWGLLAAAAARPGIARKYLRLRRQLSRGYDASAVPAVDLGNISQPLNLVYTSPAFQPGAEQLGRSYHFVGPSIGARPDDRSFPVDQLRDPVLYASLGTVFSADPRLLRTFATALAPLGGSVVIATGQTDPAELGALPHNVLARRFVPQPAVLARSALFITHGGMNSVNEALYAGVPMLVIPQGADQPLVARRVAELGAGLSIPTRDVTEHAVGTMARRLLEDPLFPAAAARIRTEQHRAGGYHRAADELERYLRAANPVIAPLLPGRHRKAER; encoded by the coding sequence GTGAGCACGATCGCCTTTCTCAACATCGCCATGCACGGACGGGTCAATCCCACCCTGCCCGTGGTGGCCGAGCTCGTACGGCGGGGCCACCGGGTCAGCTACCACACCTCGCCCGCGTTCCAGGCGGAGATCGAGGCAGCTGGAGCGAGCGTCCGGCTCTACGCCGGAGGCGACCAGCCGCTGCCCGATCCGCCCACGCCACTCGCACTGCTGGCAGGTCTCGCGCAGACCTCTTTGCAGGTTCTGCCCGAGGTACTGGCCGACCTGCACCGCATCGGTCCCGACCTCGTCGTGCACGACGCTGCCTGCCCGTGGGGAGCAGTCGCCGCGCGTGAACTCGACGTACCGGCGGCATCGTCGTTCACCACGTTCGCGTTCAACCGCCGAGTGCCGAGCCCCACCGCCGTCTCCTGGGGACTGCTGGCCGCGGCGGCAGCCCGGCCCGGGATCGCCCGGAAGTACCTGCGCCTGCGCCGTCAGCTCAGCCGTGGCTACGACGCGTCCGCGGTGCCGGCGGTCGATCTGGGGAACATCAGCCAGCCACTCAACCTGGTTTACACTTCCCCGGCCTTCCAGCCGGGCGCCGAGCAACTCGGCCGGTCGTATCACTTCGTCGGCCCGAGCATCGGCGCTCGTCCCGACGATCGGTCCTTTCCGGTCGACCAACTGCGCGACCCGGTGCTCTACGCCTCGCTCGGCACCGTGTTCAGCGCCGATCCCCGGCTACTGCGCACGTTCGCGACCGCGCTCGCGCCACTCGGCGGGAGCGTGGTCATCGCCACCGGACAAACGGATCCGGCTGAGCTGGGTGCGTTGCCGCACAACGTGCTCGCCCGTCGCTTCGTGCCACAGCCGGCCGTACTCGCCCGCTCCGCGCTGTTCATCACCCACGGCGGGATGAACAGCGTCAACGAGGCCCTGTACGCCGGCGTACCGATGCTCGTGATTCCGCAGGGCGCCGACCAACCGCTGGTTGCCCGCCGGGTCGCCGAACTGGGCGCCGGCCTGTCCATACCGACGCGCGATGTCACCGAGCACGCTGTCGGCACCATGGCTCGCCGCCTCCTCGAGGATCCGCTGTTCCCTGCAGCCGCGGCCAGGATACGGACGGAGCAGCACCGGGCCGGTGGGTATCACCGCGCTGCCGACGAGCTCGAGCGCTACCTGCGAGCCGCCAATCCCGTCATCGCTCCCTTGCTGCCGGGTCGTCACCGCAAGGCCGAGCGATGA
- a CDS encoding alpha/beta fold hydrolase — MRLFISTTHRTRPPLIATILAVLALLAINLGATQSAASGPRTAKPTIVLVHGAWADASSWSAVISRLQDDGYRVVALANPLRSLSGDAASVRAYLDTIAGPIVLVGHSYGGAVITNAAAGHPGVEALVYVNAFLPDAGESATQLAGPDSALSADPTTIFDFVPAAAPTPNTELYLKRSTVFASFATGLSNDGKALVAATQRPATLGALNEPSSAPAWRTIPSWALLGSGDRIIPLSAQRAMANRANATTTTYDAGHVGLMTHPGTVTRVVERAAKAAR, encoded by the coding sequence ATGAGGCTCTTCATCAGCACCACCCACCGGACGCGCCCACCGCTCATCGCCACGATCCTCGCCGTCCTCGCGCTGCTCGCGATCAACCTGGGTGCGACGCAGAGCGCCGCTTCCGGCCCCCGGACGGCCAAACCGACCATCGTGCTCGTGCACGGAGCCTGGGCCGACGCGTCGAGCTGGAGCGCGGTCATCAGCAGACTCCAGGACGACGGCTACCGGGTCGTCGCCCTCGCCAACCCGTTGCGATCGCTGTCCGGCGACGCGGCCTCCGTCCGGGCCTACCTGGACACCATCGCCGGCCCGATCGTGCTGGTGGGCCACTCGTACGGCGGCGCGGTGATCACCAACGCGGCCGCCGGTCACCCTGGAGTCGAAGCCCTCGTCTATGTGAACGCTTTCCTGCCGGACGCCGGCGAGAGCGCCACCCAGCTCGCCGGGCCGGACTCCGCCCTCTCGGCCGACCCGACCACGATCTTCGACTTCGTGCCGGCCGCCGCGCCGACGCCGAACACCGAGCTGTATCTCAAGCGGTCAACGGTCTTCGCGTCGTTCGCGACAGGTCTGAGCAACGACGGCAAGGCACTCGTGGCCGCCACCCAGCGGCCGGCCACGCTGGGCGCCCTGAACGAACCCTCCTCTGCACCGGCCTGGCGGACGATCCCGTCCTGGGCGCTGCTGGGCAGCGGGGACCGGATCATCCCCCTGAGCGCGCAACGCGCCATGGCGAACCGGGCGAACGCCACCACGACGACGTACGACGCCGGGCATGTGGGCCTGATGACCCACCCCGGCACCGTCACCCGGGTCGTCGAGAGGGCAGCGAAGGCCGCGCGCTGA
- a CDS encoding sigma-70 family RNA polymerase sigma factor — protein sequence MAEESLTAPAESTALTPPPEDDRPGLDAAVAIFLSVRPRLVRIAGRVLAGSSDAEDVVQEVWSRWQRTDRSVIANPQAFLVTVTVRLAINAGHSAQRRHETPVDEWFQDHLGCPDDDPAIEAERGDEVERAVLVLLGSLPARERAAYVLREAFDYPYGRISEMLHLRAANTRQLVCRARGHLTAGPSTPVAALAHRQFVEAFLKAARSGDLTDLEEVLTADLACGAPCRPS from the coding sequence GTGGCTGAAGAATCGTTGACAGCGCCCGCAGAGAGTACGGCGCTGACACCGCCGCCCGAGGACGACCGACCCGGCCTGGACGCCGCCGTCGCGATCTTCCTCAGCGTCCGGCCCCGCTTGGTGCGGATCGCGGGCCGCGTCCTGGCCGGCTCGAGCGACGCGGAAGACGTCGTCCAGGAGGTGTGGTCGCGCTGGCAGCGCACCGACCGCAGTGTCATCGCGAACCCTCAGGCATTCCTGGTGACGGTGACCGTCCGCCTCGCCATCAACGCGGGCCACTCGGCCCAGCGGCGTCACGAAACGCCCGTCGACGAGTGGTTCCAGGACCACCTCGGCTGCCCCGACGACGATCCGGCGATCGAAGCGGAGCGCGGCGACGAGGTCGAGCGGGCTGTTCTCGTGCTGCTGGGATCGCTGCCTGCCAGGGAACGCGCCGCCTACGTGCTGCGGGAGGCGTTCGACTACCCGTACGGGCGAATCTCCGAGATGCTGCACCTCCGCGCGGCCAACACCCGGCAACTGGTCTGCCGTGCTCGCGGCCACCTCACCGCAGGCCCCAGTACGCCGGTGGCCGCGCTCGCGCACCGGCAGTTCGTCGAGGCCTTCCTCAAGGCGGCCCGGAGCGGCGACCTCACCGATCTCGAGGAGGTGCTGACGGCCGACCTCGCCTGCGGCGCTCCGTGCCGCCCGAGCTAG
- a CDS encoding class I SAM-dependent methyltransferase, producing MTAAAMVAEFDDVAGWTADAVEQLGDGYAIPAACRGSASPAALAWLAEACELSAGTTLLDVGAGVGGPAAWAARRFGVRAVLLEPMQTACRAATRLFGLPVLAADGARIPLRTNSIDTAWCLGVLCTVEDKAALLGEIHRVLRPGAPLGLLVVVASGRRSQPLPEGNHFPVQYELDRLLDGAGFSLVEQTTRPDIAPLSWSRRLEEVTAAVAAQHRADPAYRLAARQSERLSRLFSSGHLSMQLIHAARRP from the coding sequence ATGACAGCCGCCGCGATGGTGGCCGAGTTCGACGACGTCGCCGGCTGGACCGCCGATGCCGTCGAGCAACTGGGCGACGGGTACGCGATACCGGCCGCCTGCCGGGGTAGTGCGAGCCCGGCCGCCCTTGCCTGGCTGGCTGAAGCCTGCGAGCTCTCCGCCGGTACGACGCTGCTCGACGTCGGGGCGGGAGTCGGCGGCCCGGCGGCCTGGGCGGCACGGCGGTTCGGCGTACGGGCTGTACTGCTCGAGCCGATGCAGACGGCGTGCCGGGCTGCCACGCGGCTGTTCGGACTCCCGGTTCTCGCTGCCGACGGCGCCCGGATCCCGCTGCGAACGAACTCGATCGACACTGCCTGGTGCCTCGGAGTGCTGTGCACCGTGGAGGACAAAGCTGCCCTCCTCGGTGAAATCCATCGCGTTCTGCGTCCGGGCGCCCCGCTGGGACTTCTGGTCGTCGTCGCCAGTGGCCGACGCAGTCAGCCGCTGCCCGAGGGCAACCACTTCCCTGTCCAGTACGAGCTCGACCGTCTGCTGGACGGTGCCGGATTCTCGCTGGTCGAGCAGACGACGCGGCCCGATATCGCACCGCTGTCGTGGTCGCGACGGCTCGAGGAGGTGACCGCGGCTGTCGCTGCGCAGCACCGTGCCGACCCCGCGTACCGGTTGGCCGCCCGGCAGAGCGAGCGGCTGAGCCGGCTGTTCAGTTCCGGCCACCTCTCGATGCAGTTGATCCACGCCGCACGCCGTCCGTGA
- a CDS encoding low temperature requirement protein A, with the protein MQAAPISARMRPRGPDEQHRSASPLELLFDLTFVVAVAAAAAELAHSLADGHYAATGFLQVFFAIWWAWMNFTWFATAYDTDDVAYRLLTMVQMGGVLVLAAGVPAAAADADFRVVTLGYLLMRGGQIVQWLRAAVEDREGRRTALRNAAGISVLQAGWLIRLATGETTTLTFVCLAVLELTVPWWAQRKGDTGWHPHHVAERYGLFTIILLGESVLAVSNAVRATEVSLAMVVVAAGGLLLLFSLWWLYFVQPAGAGLAANRDKSFVWGYGHYGLFATLAALGAGLEVAVEQTSHSLPISPTAAGFAIAVPVALFVGLLWVVNRTIAASLLRLSTSVAAMMLIGLAPLLAPYGGVPLVVVLVAVVCVLVVAVTLVQQTSPGRRSDRPESDAG; encoded by the coding sequence ATGCAGGCAGCACCGATCTCGGCGCGCATGCGTCCGCGCGGACCCGACGAACAGCACCGCTCGGCCAGTCCGCTCGAACTGCTCTTCGACCTCACCTTCGTGGTCGCCGTCGCGGCCGCCGCGGCCGAACTCGCCCACAGCCTGGCGGACGGGCACTACGCCGCGACCGGGTTCTTGCAGGTGTTCTTCGCGATCTGGTGGGCGTGGATGAACTTCACCTGGTTCGCCACCGCCTACGACACCGACGACGTGGCCTATCGGCTGCTCACCATGGTGCAGATGGGCGGCGTGCTGGTCCTGGCAGCCGGCGTACCGGCCGCCGCGGCCGACGCCGACTTCCGGGTCGTCACGCTCGGGTACCTGCTGATGCGTGGCGGCCAGATCGTCCAGTGGCTGCGGGCGGCGGTCGAGGACCGCGAGGGACGCCGTACGGCACTGCGGAACGCAGCCGGGATCAGTGTGCTGCAGGCCGGCTGGCTGATCCGGCTGGCGACCGGTGAAACGACCACGCTCACCTTCGTGTGTCTGGCGGTGCTTGAACTGACTGTGCCGTGGTGGGCACAGCGCAAGGGCGACACCGGCTGGCATCCCCATCACGTTGCGGAGCGGTACGGGCTGTTCACCATCATCCTGCTGGGCGAGAGCGTGCTTGCCGTCAGCAACGCTGTTCGCGCCACTGAGGTCAGCCTCGCGATGGTGGTGGTCGCCGCGGGCGGTCTGCTGCTCCTGTTCTCGCTGTGGTGGCTGTACTTCGTCCAGCCGGCCGGCGCTGGGCTGGCGGCGAATCGCGACAAGTCGTTCGTCTGGGGCTACGGCCACTACGGCCTGTTCGCGACGCTGGCCGCGCTCGGCGCCGGACTGGAGGTTGCGGTCGAGCAGACCAGCCACTCACTGCCGATCTCGCCCACTGCCGCGGGCTTCGCGATCGCAGTCCCGGTCGCGCTGTTCGTCGGCCTGCTCTGGGTCGTGAACCGGACGATCGCCGCGTCGCTGCTCCGGCTGAGCACGAGTGTGGCGGCGATGATGCTGATCGGGCTGGCGCCACTGCTCGCCCCGTACGGCGGTGTGCCACTGGTCGTCGTACTGGTCGCCGTGGTGTGTGTACTGGTGGTGGCGGTGACCCTCGTGCAGCAGACGTCTCCCGGCCGTCGGTCCGACCGACCCGAAAGTGACGCGGGATGA